Proteins encoded in a region of the Labrus bergylta chromosome 9, fLabBer1.1, whole genome shotgun sequence genome:
- the LOC109981032 gene encoding transmembrane protein 182, protein MRVGAATLAGGIFGVLGTLCFFVAFGTDYWLVASDNCGLHTWSTQTTLTGDKDANGTEIQLVETITDSPPTLTLHHEGFFWRCVFQVEPTAHAVLATLFTNQPESKVCIHGYLFPLPVALGQVPHPSYDATAVFRGFWTVLIILGLVAALTGGFLLVCGVPFISHKLYKLGGAFLIAAACLFLFILLLFVLWMEVTEVRRYVMQERGEACPDAKVSVLYGLSFMVAAAGVPLELISGMVFMLVARALRASK, encoded by the exons ATgagggtgggagcagcaacCTTGGCGGGGGGCATATTTGGAGTATTAGGGACTCTGTGTTTCTTCGTAGCTTTTGGTACAGACTATTGGCTGGTGGCCAGTGACAACTGTGGGCTGCATACATGGTCGACACAGACAACACTGACAGGCGATAAAGATGCCAATGGGACAGAG ATCCAATTAGTGGAAACCATCACCGATTCTCCTCCAACACTAACTCTGCACCACGAGGGCTTCTTCTGGcggtgtgtgtttcaggtggagCCCACGGCACATGCGGTCCTTGCCACTCTCTTCA CAAACCAGCCAGAATCCAAGGTCTGTATCCATGGTTACCTCTTCCCTCTGCCTGTTGCACTTGGACAGGTGCCTCATCCAAGCTATGACGCTACAGCAG TGTTCCGAGGTTTCTGGACCGTGCTGATAATCCTTGGCCTGGTTGCAGCTCTCACTGGAGGCTTCCTCTTGGTCTGTGGTGTTCCCTTCATCAGCCACAAGCTGTACAAGCTGGGTGGTGCTTTCCTCATTGCTGCTG CCTGCCTGTTCCTGTTCATACTTCTGCTCTTCGTCCTGTGGATGGAGGTGACGGAGGTGAGGCGCTACGTCATGCAAGAGAGAGGCGAGGCCTGCCCGGATGCAAAGGTGTCAGTCCTCTATGGTCTGTCATTCATGGTGGCAGCTGCCGGCGTGCCTCTGGAGCTCATCTCTGGGATGGTCTTCATGCTGGTGGCCCGTGCATTGCGTGCCAGCAAGTGA
- the LOC109981092 gene encoding sodium/hydrogen exchanger 2 isoform X2 → MAAIWTLSFYLVWPACLALTPPAELPHPHNLPPELGLNRSDGSLSVDLPLALRVFSVDYHHVQAPFEIVLWIMLASLAKLGFHWSGRVPAVVPESCLLIMVGLLVGGVIYGVRHSAPPTLSADAFFLFLLPPIVLDAGYFLPGRLFFENLGTILWYAVLGTLWNVLGIGLSLYGVCLLAPDSLGDLSLLHCLLFGSLIAAVDPVAVLSVFQEMHVNDQLHILVFGESLLNDAVTVVLYKLFESFLRLPSVSGLDVFLGGCRVVVVGLGGLFVGLFFGLVAALTSRFTSRAQVIAPLFVFLYSYLSYLTSEMLHLSGIMAIVTCAVTMKQYVEANVSERSNTSIQYFLKMWSSVSETLIFIFLGVSTIQDVHMWSWPFVCSTLLLCLVWRASGVLLLTAVVNKLRRNTVTFRDQFIIAYGGLRGAICFSLVFLIDDFPKKRLFITTTIVVILFTVFVQGMTIKPLVELLDVKRKKRALPTVSEEIHSRLIDHLLAGIEDVVGYWGQHYWKDKFEQFNRKYLRRFLIREDNQASSSILRVYQELERREQRGDEEAPSIVDPRSHSRPLLPEEMDSIRRILSRNLQNFNNKTPAYSRHTLHQDANRDRVRKSLHRHQSLGERYTFTQVEEAEFSGSHRARKGLSRSHTVCSISPLAVLQEPSVPAASARTTILTSSPAAREEQSAAQHQTSVGGATKKQLSFVLENEKQQ, encoded by the exons ATGGCTGCTATATGGACTCTCTCTTTCTACCTAGTCTGGCCTGCATGTTTGGCCCTGACCCCCCCTGCTGAGCTCCCTCATCCCCACAACCTGCCCCCTGAGCTGGGCTTGAACAGAAGTGATGGCAGCCTGTCTGTGGATCTGCCGCTGGCTCTGAGGGTTTTCAGCGTGGACTATCACCATGTGCAGGCTCCCTTTGAGATTGTGCTGTGGATCATGCTGGCCTCACTGGCCAAGCTGG GTTTCCACTGGTCAGGTCGAGTCCCAGCTGTCGTCccagagagctgtctcctcaTCATGGTGGGCCTCCTGGTTGGAGGGGTGATCTACGGTGTCCGCCACTCAGCTCCTCCGACTCTCAGCGCTGAtgctttcttcctctttctgctccCGCCAATCGTCTTGGATGCAGGATACTTCTTACCAGGGAGGCTGTTTTTTGAAAACCTTGGCACCATACTCTG GTATGCAGTATTGGGAACCTTGTGGAACGTTCTGGGCATCGGCCTGTCACTGTACGGTGTGTGTCTTCTGGCCCCGGACTCTCTGGGAGATTTGTCTCTGCTTCACTGCCTGCTGTTCGGCTCGCTGATCGCTGCCGTCGATCCCGTGGCCGTGCTGTCTGTATTCCAGGAGATGCACGTGAATGATCAGCTTCATATCCTGGTGTTTGGAGAGTCTCTGCTCAATGACGCCGTTACCGTG GTGCTCTACAAGTTGTTTGAGTCGTTTCTCCGTCTGCCCTCAGTGTCAGGGCTGGATGTGTTCCTAGGGGGGTgtagggtggtggtggtgggccTGGGTGGCCTGTTTGTGGGCCTCTTCTTTGGCCTGGTGGCAGCCCTCACCTCACGGTTCACCTCCAGAGCCCAAGTCATCGCCCCGCTCTTTGTCTTCCTCTACTCTTACCTGTCCTACCTGACCTCAGAGATGCTGCACCTTTCTGGTATCATGGC CATTGTGACTTGTGCTGTGACCATGAAGCAGTATGTGGAGGCTAACGTGTCCGAGCGCAGCAACACCAGCATCCAGTACTTTCTGAAGATGTGGAGCAGCGTGAGTGAAACCCTGATCTTCATCTTCCTGGGCGTTTCCACGATACAGGACGTCCACATGTGGAGCTGGCCCTTTGTGTGCTCCACTCTGTTGCTCTGCCTCGTCTGGAGGGCCTCAG GGGTTCTCCTGCTCACTGCTGTGGTTAACAAGCTGCGGAGAAACACGGTGACCTTTCGAGATCAGTTCATCATTGCCTATGGAGGCCTGAGAGGGGCAATCTGTTTCTCTCTCGTCTTCCTGATTGACGACTTCCCAAAGAAACGACTCTTCATTACAACCACCATCGTTGTCATCCTCTTCACTGTCTTTGTACAG GGGATGACCATTAAGCCTCTTGTAGAGCTACTGGatgtgaagaggaagaagagagctCTGCCCACTGTCAGTGAGGAGATCCACAGCAGG CTCATTGATCACCTGCTGGCAGGGATAGAGGATGTGGTTGGCTACTGGGGTCAGCACTACTGGAAAGATAA gtttgagCAGTTCAACAGGAAGTACCTCCGTCGTTTCCTAATCCGTGAGGATAATCAAGCTAGCTCCAGCATCCTCAGAGTTTACCAGGAGCTGGAGAGAAGGGAGCAGAGAGGGGACGAGGAGGCACCGTCAAT AGTGGACCCTCGCTCCCACAGCCGCCCCCTCTTACCAGAGGAGATGGACAGCATCAGACGTATTCTCTCCAGAAACCTTCAAAACTTCAACAACAAG ACGCCAGCGTACAGCAGACACACTTTGCACCAGGACGCTAACAGGGACAGAGTGAGGAAGTCTCTCCACAGACACCAGAGTCTGGGAGAGAGATACACCTTCACACAG GTGGAGGAGGCAGAGTTCAGTGGCTCGCATAGAGCAAGAAAGGGGCTCAGCAGGTCTCACACAG TGTGCTCCATTAGCCCGCTGGCTGTCCTCCAGGAACCATCAGTCCCAGCAGCTTCAGCTCGAACAACTATTCTAACATCTTCTCCTGCTGCCAGGGAGGAGCAGAGCGCTGCACAACACCAAACATCTGTGGGGGGAGCTACTAAAAAACAACTTAGCTTTGTTTTGGAGAACGAGAAGCAGCAATGA
- the LOC109981092 gene encoding sodium/hydrogen exchanger 2 isoform X1, which produces MAAIWTLSFYLVWPACLALTPPAELPHPHNLPPELGLNRSDGSLSVDLPLALRVFSVDYHHVQAPFEIVLWIMLASLAKLGFHWSGRVPAVVPESCLLIMVGLLVGGVIYGVRHSAPPTLSADAFFLFLLPPIVLDAGYFLPGRLFFENLGTILWYAVLGTLWNVLGIGLSLYGVCLLAPDSLGDLSLLHCLLFGSLIAAVDPVAVLSVFQEMHVNDQLHILVFGESLLNDAVTVVLYKLFESFLRLPSVSGLDVFLGGCRVVVVGLGGLFVGLFFGLVAALTSRFTSRAQVIAPLFVFLYSYLSYLTSEMLHLSGIMAIVTCAVTMKQYVEANVSERSNTSIQYFLKMWSSVSETLIFIFLGVSTIQDVHMWSWPFVCSTLLLCLVWRASGVLLLTAVVNKLRRNTVTFRDQFIIAYGGLRGAICFSLVFLIDDFPKKRLFITTTIVVILFTVFVQGMTIKPLVELLDVKRKKRALPTVSEEIHSRLIDHLLAGIEDVVGYWGQHYWKDKFEQFNRKYLRRFLIREDNQASSSILRVYQELERREQRGDEEAPSIVDPRSHSRPLLPEEMDSIRRILSRNLQNFNNKQTPAYSRHTLHQDANRDRVRKSLHRHQSLGERYTFTQVEEAEFSGSHRARKGLSRSHTVCSISPLAVLQEPSVPAASARTTILTSSPAAREEQSAAQHQTSVGGATKKQLSFVLENEKQQ; this is translated from the exons ATGGCTGCTATATGGACTCTCTCTTTCTACCTAGTCTGGCCTGCATGTTTGGCCCTGACCCCCCCTGCTGAGCTCCCTCATCCCCACAACCTGCCCCCTGAGCTGGGCTTGAACAGAAGTGATGGCAGCCTGTCTGTGGATCTGCCGCTGGCTCTGAGGGTTTTCAGCGTGGACTATCACCATGTGCAGGCTCCCTTTGAGATTGTGCTGTGGATCATGCTGGCCTCACTGGCCAAGCTGG GTTTCCACTGGTCAGGTCGAGTCCCAGCTGTCGTCccagagagctgtctcctcaTCATGGTGGGCCTCCTGGTTGGAGGGGTGATCTACGGTGTCCGCCACTCAGCTCCTCCGACTCTCAGCGCTGAtgctttcttcctctttctgctccCGCCAATCGTCTTGGATGCAGGATACTTCTTACCAGGGAGGCTGTTTTTTGAAAACCTTGGCACCATACTCTG GTATGCAGTATTGGGAACCTTGTGGAACGTTCTGGGCATCGGCCTGTCACTGTACGGTGTGTGTCTTCTGGCCCCGGACTCTCTGGGAGATTTGTCTCTGCTTCACTGCCTGCTGTTCGGCTCGCTGATCGCTGCCGTCGATCCCGTGGCCGTGCTGTCTGTATTCCAGGAGATGCACGTGAATGATCAGCTTCATATCCTGGTGTTTGGAGAGTCTCTGCTCAATGACGCCGTTACCGTG GTGCTCTACAAGTTGTTTGAGTCGTTTCTCCGTCTGCCCTCAGTGTCAGGGCTGGATGTGTTCCTAGGGGGGTgtagggtggtggtggtgggccTGGGTGGCCTGTTTGTGGGCCTCTTCTTTGGCCTGGTGGCAGCCCTCACCTCACGGTTCACCTCCAGAGCCCAAGTCATCGCCCCGCTCTTTGTCTTCCTCTACTCTTACCTGTCCTACCTGACCTCAGAGATGCTGCACCTTTCTGGTATCATGGC CATTGTGACTTGTGCTGTGACCATGAAGCAGTATGTGGAGGCTAACGTGTCCGAGCGCAGCAACACCAGCATCCAGTACTTTCTGAAGATGTGGAGCAGCGTGAGTGAAACCCTGATCTTCATCTTCCTGGGCGTTTCCACGATACAGGACGTCCACATGTGGAGCTGGCCCTTTGTGTGCTCCACTCTGTTGCTCTGCCTCGTCTGGAGGGCCTCAG GGGTTCTCCTGCTCACTGCTGTGGTTAACAAGCTGCGGAGAAACACGGTGACCTTTCGAGATCAGTTCATCATTGCCTATGGAGGCCTGAGAGGGGCAATCTGTTTCTCTCTCGTCTTCCTGATTGACGACTTCCCAAAGAAACGACTCTTCATTACAACCACCATCGTTGTCATCCTCTTCACTGTCTTTGTACAG GGGATGACCATTAAGCCTCTTGTAGAGCTACTGGatgtgaagaggaagaagagagctCTGCCCACTGTCAGTGAGGAGATCCACAGCAGG CTCATTGATCACCTGCTGGCAGGGATAGAGGATGTGGTTGGCTACTGGGGTCAGCACTACTGGAAAGATAA gtttgagCAGTTCAACAGGAAGTACCTCCGTCGTTTCCTAATCCGTGAGGATAATCAAGCTAGCTCCAGCATCCTCAGAGTTTACCAGGAGCTGGAGAGAAGGGAGCAGAGAGGGGACGAGGAGGCACCGTCAAT AGTGGACCCTCGCTCCCACAGCCGCCCCCTCTTACCAGAGGAGATGGACAGCATCAGACGTATTCTCTCCAGAAACCTTCAAAACTTCAACAACAAG CAGACGCCAGCGTACAGCAGACACACTTTGCACCAGGACGCTAACAGGGACAGAGTGAGGAAGTCTCTCCACAGACACCAGAGTCTGGGAGAGAGATACACCTTCACACAG GTGGAGGAGGCAGAGTTCAGTGGCTCGCATAGAGCAAGAAAGGGGCTCAGCAGGTCTCACACAG TGTGCTCCATTAGCCCGCTGGCTGTCCTCCAGGAACCATCAGTCCCAGCAGCTTCAGCTCGAACAACTATTCTAACATCTTCTCCTGCTGCCAGGGAGGAGCAGAGCGCTGCACAACACCAAACATCTGTGGGGGGAGCTACTAAAAAACAACTTAGCTTTGTTTTGGAGAACGAGAAGCAGCAATGA